CCATCATTAGTTAATACTAATAACCCCTCAGTATCCTTGTCTAACCTTCCTACTGGAAACGGTTCAAATGCTAATGATTTCTTATCTATTAAATCTAAAACTATAGGATCATGTTTATCAAAAGTAGCTGATATATATCCATCTGGTTTGTTTAACATTAAGTATATAAATTCTTTATATTCTATAGTTTCTCCATCAAAATTTATGATATCTTTATCCGTATCAACTTGAAGACCCGGGTTATTTTCTATTTTACCATTTACTTTAACTAGTCCGTTTTTGCAATCTCTCTTTATTTCAGCTCTACTTCCATAGCCTAGGTTAGAAAGTACTTTATCTAATCGTTGTTTTTTAGCCATAATCTGTACCTTCCTTTAAAAATGTTCTCCATTTTCATAATACTTTTCTTTCTCAAAAACTGTAAAAGCTAAATCCATACTTTCTACATCTAAATTATTTCTTATACTATCAGTTATAATTTTAGCAACTACATCTTGAACTTCCTGTCCTCTATCAAACCATGCAACTTCTACAAAAGGGTATATATCTGCAATCTTCCCATCTCTTATAGCAACTGACTTTATACACTCTATTTCAAAATAATCTCTTGGACATTTAACTGCTTCAACTAATTTATCTATCATATTCTCGCTTATTTTACATACATCAGTTTCATTTATTCCTCTTATTTTTATTTGTGGCATCCCATTTCCATCCTTTCTTTTATTTTTATTCATCTTATTTTATAGGTATTATTATACTTTTAATTTTTCATTATTACAATTTATATTCTTTTACATTAAAATGGGGGTGTCTTAAATGTTTTTATTTAAGGCATCCCCAAAACTATTTTTAGCTATAAAATTTAGAATCTCCATTTAATTGTTTTTTTCCTATTAAATCAGTCAAGCTAGTAAGTGATGCAATGCTTATATCTTTAAAGCTTATTACAAACACCAACTTAAAATCTGTAAATGTTTCATCTATACTATACACATTAAAAAAGCATCTTATATCATCATTTAAATACTGTTCTCTTAAATCCGACTCAATTTCATCTGTAATATCTTTTACAAAAGCTCTTACATCTTCAAATAATATTTGAAATTCTTCTACAGTAGCTTCTTCACCTAGCTCTTCAAGTAGTTCATTAATCTCTTCTACTGAAA
The nucleotide sequence above comes from Paraclostridium bifermentans. Encoded proteins:
- a CDS encoding DUF1904 domain-containing protein, whose translation is MPQIKIRGINETDVCKISENMIDKLVEAVKCPRDYFEIECIKSVAIRDGKIADIYPFVEVAWFDRGQEVQDVVAKIITDSIRNNLDVESMDLAFTVFEKEKYYENGEHF